Part of the Ziziphus jujuba cultivar Dongzao chromosome 8, ASM3175591v1 genome is shown below.
AGTTAAAATTGATGTTTTTCCATGCTTCTCATCCTTTCGTTTGTTTGTCCCCATTGCAATATATCCTTGTTTCCTTTAATGTAATCAGTTTTTAACAGTTGTGATGTTCTAAAGCCATATGTAGCCCACATAGATGACATATTTAAGGACTTCACATCCTACAAGGTCAGAGTTCCTGTTACTGGGGCAATCATTTTGGATGAGACCTATGAACGGGTGAGATTGTGAACGAAGTTAAGATATTAGATTTTGATTCTTCTTTTTGCTAAGAAATATCTTATGGAAGATATTCCTTTCAATTCATAAGCAATTTGATCTGCCTGCATTTGTCAGTTAAATTTGGCAACTAATTGATGGTTTAATCGTGCTAGCATGATATttcgcccaaaaaaaaaaagaaaaaaaagaagaagaaaagttatGATAGCTTGATCTTGTAGTTGAGTGAACATGTATGTTAGTTTAATCCAAGCTACCAGTTAACTATCACAACTTTCTTGGTGCATTTAGGATGTTCTTGGCCTCATAATGTCTATCCATGATTCATCGTCAGCATTAGTAGTTAACTCCTCTGCATAATGTTcccaaaaaataattcaaaatgtagtatttggtgattttttttttcttttgtttaaacAGAATTGCCTATAGAGAAAGGAATTGGAAATCACTAAAAATAATAGGTAGAAAGTGGATTCTTTTGGCAATTTcttaatgaaaaaagaaatgttcTTAAAAATTCTCACGGGAACTCATAACTGCAGTTTCATAAATTATGTATTCCTATCTTTTTATAAATGGATGTCTATAAATATGTACAAGACACAGCTGCATAAGTTAATGtttgtaatttcttttttgaacaTCTTTATGCCTTCATTACTTTTCTTGTGCTGGTCTTGCAACCATGTTACTTAATGCAAGTGGATGTAAGTTTTTAATCATGTAATACCTTATGGCAGTTTTTAGATGTTAGATGTTGTAGTAAATATCATATTCGTCTTATCAAATGTAAATGTGATGCTCTTTTTTAGACATGCTAATCTGCATTTGATTTTTGGTTTGTCCAATTGATAGTGCTTGCTAGTGAAGGGATGGAAAGGGTCAAGTTGGAGTTTTCCGCGcgggaaaaagaacaaagatgagGAAGACCATACGTGTGCCATCAGAGAAGTAAGATTTGTTTGTACAGagtatttcattttctttttttgtctgaTTCTCATATGTCCTAATATTTGTGATGACTTCAAATTGTGGACAGTATATTTCCAATGTTGTATTTGCATTCGTATGACAGACAACCATGTTCTTTTTCTTGTAAGAATGATCCTCTCCACCTTCATGATGAACTTAAGATGTAGATCTGAACCAGTTAATTGGATGGTTATATAAATAGTTTTATTACCTTAGTTTATATTTGATTGCAAGAAGAATGTACAACTTACCAAGCAAATGCAATGTTGGTTGCAAGAGAATGTTCAAGTTACCAAGCAAATGCAATGGAATTGAAACCTTTAAATTCCTAGGCAGGTGACTGTATGCAATTGGACCTATATATCCAGCCTTGCATTTTTGCGTTCATGTTCAATACAAGAtatgttcttttttcttgtaagaaTGATCCTTTTCACTTTTGTTGGACATGAAAGAAATGTAGAATATGGTTAATTTACCTGCAATGCTATCTATCAGGAAGGTAATAATctctttatataattattttcccTATTATGTATTGAAAAAACACAAGTTGATGATAATATTGATTACTGCAACTGTGGTAGAGTTGGTGGAAGCTCGTCAagataacaaaaataaagtCATGGCCTCATTTGGatgtttcttttcaaatgttttTTGTTTGCCTTAATATTCATCAAAATTGAGCAAAGTTGTTGGATGGCAATTAATATTACCTGATGAAAGTGAAAAATTTTCCCTTTTGATTAGAGAGGATGCAAATTGTTTATACTTTATTGATAACCTAGGCTTCTTCTCTCAAGTGTAACCTAGGCTTCTTCTTTCAAGTGTAACCAACCttttatttctgttttgtgAAGACAGGTCCTGGAGGAAACAGGATTTGATGTTACAAAGCTTCTTAACAAAGATGAATACATTGAACTTGTATTTGGACAGCAGAGAGTGAGGCTCTATATAATCGCAGGTGTGAAGGATGATACTGCCTTTGCACCACTCACCAAAAAAGAGATCAGTGTATGTGAtcctattttgttttgtttatttatttattttttataagttcatttatttagtttgttctttttagaactttttatttcttgttaTGATGTATTATTATCTCTGAATCAACAGACAATTCTTTGAATTGCTTGTTTTTCTGCTTTATGATCTATTAGGAAGATATGTCTTTATCATTGCTGGGCAGAATGTTAAACCCCTGTTTGTGACACTGAAAGCTAAATGCTGAGAACTGGCATTTTGTAATGTTTGCAGGAAATTGCATGGCATCGGCTAGATGATCTTCAGGCAGCAAGTGGTGATGTAATATCTCGTGGGATCACTGGCCTCAAACTTTACATGGTGGCCCCCTTTATGGCGTAAGTTTTTTTaagcataagtgttaataattcATTGAAGTGCTACAATGCTTGTGGTTGATGTTTAATTCGATTGTTATCTTCATGCAGAACATTAAGAGCATGGATTTCATCACATCCTCCTTCAATGGCTCCTAGACATGATTTGCCTCTCAAAGGTGAGGACCTTTCAGCTTTAAGTTCTGTTGGGCAAGTAATGTTAGGTTTATATTAAAGTTGTGGGATGGAAGAGTGGCTATGTTAGAAGACTAGAGCAACCAAATTACATTAATAGTTTGAATGGCATGGCAATG
Proteins encoded:
- the LOC107421455 gene encoding mRNA-decapping enzyme subunit 2 yields the protein MSGLHRSSSASLKNGLPPQELLDDLCSRFVLNVPKEDLQSFERILFLVEYAHWFYEDNSVENNPSLKSFTLKEFTSLLFNSCDVLKPYVAHIDDIFKDFTSYKVRVPVTGAIILDETYERCLLVKGWKGSSWSFPRGKKNKDEEDHTCAIREVLEETGFDVTKLLNKDEYIELVFGQQRVRLYIIAGVKDDTAFAPLTKKEISEIAWHRLDDLQAASGDVISRGITGLKLYMVAPFMATLRAWISSHPPSMAPRHDLPLKGMSVWKAKTSSTGTNTMITESQSNKPEPDVLVDVGPGKSFRNFRFDTASVLQAMDAGFSA